The Candidatus Latescibacterota bacterium region CTGGTGGCCCTTGAGATCGGTGATGGGCAGGCGACCGATGTCGGAAACATCTTTCAGAACGAAGGATATGAAGACATCGAGGTATGGAAAGATTATAACGGCAAGGAAAGGGTCATGACGGCCCGAAAACAATAGAGGGTAAGGAGGGGGGCCTGATGGAAAGTTTTACGATAAAAGGACCCTGCAGGTTGAATGGAAGCGTTTCGGTGGGAGGGGCGAAAAACGCCATGCTTCCCCTGATGGCGGCCACGATATTCACCGGCGGGAAATGTATTCTGACAAATGTTCCTGACCTGAGGGATACCAGGACGATGATGCAACTCCTGGAAGTCCTGGGAATCCCATCGTCCCTCGAGGATGGAACGTTGACAGTTGACGCGTCGAAGGTGGATTCTTTCGAAGCCCCCTACGATCTTGTCCGGACGATGAGGGCTTCGATATATGCACTGGGACCCCTGGTTGCCAGATTTGGCAGGGCCCGGGTCTCGATGCCGGGAGGTTGCGCGTGGGGGCCGAGGCCTATCAACCTTCACCTGCAGGGGCTCAAGTCGCTCGGAGCCGAGATCAGGATCGATCACGGGTATATCGACGCGGTCGCGGACCGGCTGAAGGGCGCCGAGATCATCCTTTCCATACCGAGTGTAGGCGCGACAGTCAACCTGCTGCTTGCTGCCGTCCTGGCCGAAGGCAGGACCGTCATAGAGAATGCAGCTCGCGAACCTGAGATAATGGCTCTTGCAGGAGCTTTGAAGTCAGCGGGCGCGATGATCGAGGGTGAAGGCACTTCCAGAATAGAGATCGAGGGCGTGGATCAGATAAAACCTTTCGAATACAGGGTCATTCCGGACAGGATCGAGGCGGGGACATTTGCCGCTGCTGCGGCTATCACGGGAGGCAGGGTCGAGATAAACAACTGCGAACCTTCCCACATGGCGGCGGTAATAGACAAGCTCAGGGCCTGCGGCGCCGAAGTGGAGGTCTCCGATTCGACGATGATCGTCACCGGTCCGGACCGGATCGGGCCTGTCGATCTGGATACAGGGTTTTACCCGGCATTTCCGACAGACATGCAGGCACAGATGATGGCCGTGTTGTGCATGGCTGACGGATCGAGCTCGATCGTGGAGCATGTCTATTCGGACAGATTCACGCATGTCCCCGAACTTAAAAGGTTCGGAGCAAAGATCACTCTGGACGGGAGTGTGGCTGTTGTCAGCGGAGTGGGATCTTTACAGGGAGCTCCGGTGATGGCGACAGATATAAGAGCAAGTTCCGCTCTGATCCTTGCGGCTCTTGTCGCCGAAGGTGAAACCAGAATACTGAGGATCTACCATATAGACAGGGGCTACGAAAAGATAGAGAGCAAACTCAAGGCTCTGGGCGCCAGTATAGAGAGGGTCGGCGGATAGGGATCAGTGAAAGGGATGGCTTGAAGAATCTGATCATTGGGACTGCCGGGCATGTCGATCACGGCAAGACCGAGATTGTCAGAGCTCTGACAGGGAAAAACACCGACAGGCTCGAAGAGGAACAGGCCCGTGGCATATCGATCGTGCTGGGATTCGCTCCCCTGGATCTGGGAGAGGGCATTGTGGCAGGGCTGGTCGATGTCCCGGGACACGAAAAATTCGTCAAAAACATGGTTTCCGGCGCGACCGGAGTGGATATGGCGCTGATGGTCGTCGCTGCCGACGAAGGAGTCATGCCACAGACGATGGAACATTTTGAAGTCTTGCGCCTTCTCGGGCTCGATACTGCAGTGATCGCCATAACGAAAATCGACCTTGTCGATGATGAGATGGCAGGCATAGTGGAAAGTGAAGTCGAGGATCTCATTTCCGGCACCCCCCTTGAAGGTTCCATCCTTGTCAGGACTTCCTCGGTTACAGGGGAAGGCATAGAGGAACTCAGGAAAATATTGAGAGAGTGTACTGAAAGGGTGAGTAGCCTGAAAGACGGAGATATTTTCAGGCTTCCGGTGGACAGGGTGTTCACACGTGACGGAATAGGTACTATCGTTACGGGTACTGCCTGGTCCGGGTCGGTCGGCAGGGGCGATGAGCTGGTGATCGAGCCCGGTGGCAGGAAGGCCAGGGTCAGGGACGTTCATAATTTCGATAAAGCACTTGATTCTGCACGGGCCGGAATGAGGACCGCGCTTGCCCTTCACGGCTTGAAAAAGGATGAGATATCTCCCGGGGACCAGGTGGTGACACCGGGGCTGTTGTCAGCATCAAGTATGCTGGATGTCACCGTCGAGATAAGCGCCATAAAGGGCTCCCGGCTGAAGAACAGGCAGCGGGTCCGGTTTCATCACGCTGCCGGCGAGTCTCTTGCGCGTGTAGTCCTGCTCGACAGCGAGGAGATCATAGAGGGCGCGAGCGGGCTGGTGCAGCTTCGCATGGAGTCTCCAGTCGTGGCCCTCGGGGGTGACCGGTTCATCCTGAGGACATATTCGCCGATGAGGGTCCTTGCGGGTGGACGTATCCTCGATCCGGCAGCGCCGAAGGCCCGAAGATTCGATGATGCCCGCAGCAGTATCCTGCGAACGTTAAGAGATGGAAAGGACGGGGAGATAGTCGAGGTCCTCACATCCGATTCGGGACTTTCCGGACTCGACCCCGACAGTCTCAGACTTCTTGGCATGTCATCAGGCCGTATCGGGGATGCGATCGCCGGGCTTGGGGAAAATATAAAAGAAATCGAGGGAAGGTTATTTACAAGAGAGATAATAGATCTTCTCGATGCGAGAATGAAGGAGGTCCTCACTGAATTCTCCCGGAAAGACCCACTGCTGTGGGGTATGGAAAGAGAGCAGCTCAGGACGGATTCCTGTGCTGGTGGCGGACCTCTGTTCGGCTATCTTCTTGAGAAGGCCGACCGGGAAAAGATTATTTTCTTCAGGGATGGAAAGGTCAGGAGCGGGACTGCCGTAATGGAACTTTCAGATGAAGATATGAAAATCCTGGACAGGATATCCTCGCTGGTGAGGGAATCCGGACCCGCCTTTGTCACAACAAGAGATCTTTCCCACAGGATGGACGGGGTGGAAGACATCCTGAAGTATATCCATATCCTTCTGGACGACGGCAAACTGCTTAAAGTGGGTGGCGACGGATATATCGACTCGGGAGCATTCGAGGACATGAAAAAAACGCTTCGGGACATGCTGGCCGATGGCGGGACCATGAAGGTGGGCGATTTTAAGGACAGGTTCGGCCTGACCAGAAAACACGCCGTACCGATGCTTGAATTCCTGGACAGCGAAAGGATCACGGTCAGGAAGGGAGACAGCAGGGAAAGTGGCCCTGAACTGGATTGACTGACCCTGCCAGAAAGCGGTGAAAGGAAGAGAGATGCCGTTACCTGAAAGAAGAAAGACCAGGAAGACCCGTTATGGAACGGTCGAAATCGGGGGCGGTGCGCCCGTATCGATCCAGTCGATGTTGACATTCCCGGCGTCCTCTGTAGATGCCGCGTCAGGGCAGATCGAGGAACTTGCGGCGGCGGGTTGCCAGATCACAAGGGTGTCAGTCCGGGATATGAACGATGTAGACGCTCTTTCCAGACTTTGCGATGAAAGTTCGATCCCGGTCATTGCCGACATACATTTCGATCACAGGCTGGCCGTAGCTGCGGCTGAAAAGGGTGTCGCCGGATTGAGGATCAACCCGGGGAATATCGGGGGAAGGGAAAAGACACTCGCTGTGGCGGCCGCGGCTGGAGCGGCAGGTATCCCGATAAGGATCGGTGTCAATTCCGGCAGCCTGGAAAAGACGCTTGCCGGTCTGTATGTCACAGCCCCGGCACAGGCGCTTTGCGAAAGCGCGGCGGGTTTTGTCGCCATGCTTGAGCGGGAAGGTTTCGAAGAGCTTG contains the following coding sequences:
- the murA gene encoding UDP-N-acetylglucosamine 1-carboxyvinyltransferase; its protein translation is MESFTIKGPCRLNGSVSVGGAKNAMLPLMAATIFTGGKCILTNVPDLRDTRTMMQLLEVLGIPSSLEDGTLTVDASKVDSFEAPYDLVRTMRASIYALGPLVARFGRARVSMPGGCAWGPRPINLHLQGLKSLGAEIRIDHGYIDAVADRLKGAEIILSIPSVGATVNLLLAAVLAEGRTVIENAAREPEIMALAGALKSAGAMIEGEGTSRIEIEGVDQIKPFEYRVIPDRIEAGTFAAAAAITGGRVEINNCEPSHMAAVIDKLRACGAEVEVSDSTMIVTGPDRIGPVDLDTGFYPAFPTDMQAQMMAVLCMADGSSSIVEHVYSDRFTHVPELKRFGAKITLDGSVAVVSGVGSLQGAPVMATDIRASSALILAALVAEGETRILRIYHIDRGYEKIESKLKALGASIERVGG
- the selB gene encoding selenocysteine-specific translation elongation factor, with amino-acid sequence MKNLIIGTAGHVDHGKTEIVRALTGKNTDRLEEEQARGISIVLGFAPLDLGEGIVAGLVDVPGHEKFVKNMVSGATGVDMALMVVAADEGVMPQTMEHFEVLRLLGLDTAVIAITKIDLVDDEMAGIVESEVEDLISGTPLEGSILVRTSSVTGEGIEELRKILRECTERVSSLKDGDIFRLPVDRVFTRDGIGTIVTGTAWSGSVGRGDELVIEPGGRKARVRDVHNFDKALDSARAGMRTALALHGLKKDEISPGDQVVTPGLLSASSMLDVTVEISAIKGSRLKNRQRVRFHHAAGESLARVVLLDSEEIIEGASGLVQLRMESPVVALGGDRFILRTYSPMRVLAGGRILDPAAPKARRFDDARSSILRTLRDGKDGEIVEVLTSDSGLSGLDPDSLRLLGMSSGRIGDAIAGLGENIKEIEGRLFTREIIDLLDARMKEVLTEFSRKDPLLWGMEREQLRTDSCAGGGPLFGYLLEKADREKIIFFRDGKVRSGTAVMELSDEDMKILDRISSLVRESGPAFVTTRDLSHRMDGVEDILKYIHILLDDGKLLKVGGDGYIDSGAFEDMKKTLRDMLADGGTMKVGDFKDRFGLTRKHAVPMLEFLDSERITVRKGDSRESGPELD